From the Candidatus Saccharimonadaceae bacterium ML1 genome, one window contains:
- a CDS encoding NUDIX domain-containing protein, producing MEYYTGRRVNVRAIIYKNGKLLAVKHKHGEDISHYYAVPGGGLDPHESLVDGLARELREETGINAVIGNLLFIQQFPSAHAGYAEELEFFFTVKNPDDFTNIDLETTSHGAEELAVCEFVDPASVTLYPEFLQSIDLVDYINNDRPALVIDNLHEIHKN from the coding sequence ATGGAATACTACACCGGACGGCGCGTTAATGTGCGCGCTATCATTTACAAAAATGGTAAACTACTTGCCGTTAAGCACAAGCACGGCGAGGATATATCGCACTATTACGCTGTGCCCGGCGGCGGACTTGATCCGCACGAATCGCTAGTCGACGGATTAGCACGCGAGCTGCGCGAAGAAACAGGCATAAACGCCGTCATTGGCAATCTATTATTTATTCAGCAATTCCCATCCGCGCACGCCGGCTACGCCGAAGAGTTAGAATTTTTCTTTACCGTCAAAAACCCTGATGACTTCACTAATATTGACCTCGAAACCACCAGCCACGGCGCTGAAGAACTCGCCGTGTGCGAATTCGTCGATCCTGCTAGTGTCACGCTCTATCCCGAGTTTTTGCAGTCAATTGATCTTGTGGATTATATCAATAACGACCGTCCAGCACTTGTTATTGATAATTTGCATGAAATACATAAAAACTAG